One window from the genome of Paramormyrops kingsleyae isolate MSU_618 chromosome 3, PKINGS_0.4, whole genome shotgun sequence encodes:
- the LOC140588401 gene encoding uncharacterized protein, which yields MFLRFHEFVEDKFISILVVNFERSPLTMENLLSLALSVPSFYWRLTGEELDPSLLHVATARLQVVHHGTETGVQHGDGESPAEEDDHYRQELPSPSSRREASPAAPASTTEDANGLPEALPLAWGEDEPSSPSLSVASDTRPGSQIEPEHAEPSSSTFWIPVGPNSTWQQLEIEGRNYLRKLDELSIPEGLWGITDYGDDHTVLMSVHVSVHVSSSLRTWGVRQEERPPQRPAGTSQRKRKAEPDDTSGSSSPPPHKRPMRF from the exons atgtttttacgct ttcatgagtttgtggaggacaagttcatctccattctggtcgtgaacttcgagaggagcccactgaccatggagaacttgctgtctctggccctcagtgtcccttcattttattggcggctcactggggaggagttggatcccagcctattgcacgtagcaactgcacggctgcaagtggtacatcatggtacagagactggtgtccagcatggggatggagaatcaccagctgaggaggatgaccattacagacaggagctgccatcacccagctctagaagggaggcttcccctgcagctccagcatccacgactgaggatgctaatgggcttcctgaggctctccccttggcctggggtgaagatgagccctcatctccatccttatctgtggcttctgacactcgacctggaagtcagattgagccagaacatgctgagccctccagctccaccttctggatccctgtgggccctaacagcacgtggcagcagcttgagatcgaaggccgcaactacctgcggaagctggatgagctcagcatccccgagggactctggggcattacggactacggtgatgaccacaccgtgctcatgtccgtgcatgtctccgtgcatgtgagcagttctctgcgaacatggggcgtgaggcaggaggagaggcctcctcagaggcccgctggcaccagtcagaggaagcgcaaggccgagcccgacgacaccagcggctcaagttctcctccaccgcacaagaggcccatgcgcttctga
- the LOC140588404 gene encoding uncharacterized protein translates to MVQIVEIKDCYSMRIRIHHSLNVENMDPEVHEFVEDKFISILVVNFERSPLTMENLQSLALSVPSFYWRLTGEELDPSLLHVAPARLQVVHHGTETGVQHGDGESPAEEDDHYGQELPSSSSIREASPAAPASTTEDANGLPEALPLAWGEDEPSSPSLSVPSDTQPGSQIEPEHAEPSSSTFWIPVGPNSTWQQLEIEGRNYLRKLDELSIYDGLWGITDYGDDHTVVMSVHVSVHVSSSLRTWGVRQEERPPQRPAGTRQRKRKAEPDDTSGSSSPPPHKRPMRF, encoded by the exons atggtgcagatagtcgagataaaggactgttactcgatgagaattcgaatccatcactccttaaacgtggagaacatggatccagaag ttcatgagtttgtggaggacaagttcatctccattctggtcgtgaacttcgagaggagcccactgaccatggagaacttgcagtctctggccctcagtgtcccttcattttattggcggctcactggggaggagctggatcccagcctattgcatgtagcacctgcacgactgcaagtggtacatcatggtacagagactggtgtccagcatggggatggagaatcaccagctgaggaggatgaccattacggacaggagctgccatcatccagctctataagggaggcttcccctgcagctccggcatccacgactgaggatgctaatgggcttcctgaggctctccccttggcctggggtgaagatgagccctcatctccatccttatctgtgccttctgacactcaacctggaagtcagattgagccagaacatgctgagccctccagctccaccttctggatccctgtgggccctaacagcacgtggcagcagcttgagatcgaaggccgcaactacctgcggaagctggatgagctcagcatctacgatggactctggggcattacggactacggtgatgaccacaccgtggtcatgtccgtgcatgtctccgtgcatgtgagcagttctctgcgaacatggggcgtgaggcaggaggagaggcctcctcagaggcccgctggcaccagacagaggaagcgcaaggccgagcccgacgacaccagcggctcaagttctcctccaccacacaagaggcccatgcgcttctga